A window from Bufo bufo chromosome 1, aBufBuf1.1, whole genome shotgun sequence encodes these proteins:
- the LOC120989042 gene encoding olfactory receptor 10A5-like encodes MALAANAMVILLVGVTKSLHSPMYFFLSQLSLSEILFTSNIVPTMLWLILKERGKVSIVWCLSQFYLMGVPTIAQCLLLGAMSFDRYVAICRPLHYATIMTFIHQLQMVTSCWLFGFSLTLCVYILLSKLTFCGPNTINHFYCDVAPLLQLSCSSTSYIELATAVLTFPILLSPFMFIIVTYISIIRAILKIPSSSGKHKAFSTCSSHLIIVCMYYGTLSSIYIFPPRNNSINLNKGLSVLYTLVTPLLNPLIYSLRNQDIRGAIFKHIQYLRL; translated from the coding sequence ATGGCTTTGGCAGCAAATGCAATGGTAATTCTCCTGGTTGGGGTCACCAAGAGCCTCCACTCCCCTATGTACTTCTTCCTCAGCCAGTTGTCCTTGTCTGAGATCCTGTTCACCAGTAACATTGTGCCCACCATGTTATGGCTGATACTAAAGGAAAGGGGTAAAGTATCGATTGTCTGGTGTTTATCTCAGTTCTATTTAATGGGTGTTCCAACCATTGCCCAGTGCTTGTTGTTGGGGGCCATGTCCTTTGATCGATATGTGGCGATCTGTAGACCATTACACTATGCCACCATTATGACCTTTATCCATCAGCTGCAGATGGTCACCTCCTGCTGGTTGTTTGGCTTCAGCTTGACCCTTTGTGTATACATTTTATTAAGCAAGTTAACATTTTGTGGCCCTAACACCATCAATCACTTCTACTGTGATGTTGCTCCTCTTCTACAATTGTCCTGCTCCAGTACATCTTATATAGAACTGGCCACCGCTGTGTTGACATTTCCCATCCTTTTGTCACCATTCATGTTTATCATAGTCACCTACATTTCAATTATTCGTGCCATCCTCAAGATTCCTTCCAGCAGTGGAAAACATAAAGCCTTCTCCACCTGCAGCTCCCACCTGATCATCGTGTGCATGTACTACGGGACACTGTCATCCATTTATATCTTCCCACCAAGAAATAATTCCATAAATCTGAACAAAGGTCTATCTGTTCTATACACACTGGTGACTCcattgcttaaccccttaatcTACAGTTTAAGAAACCAGGACATTAGAGGTGCCATTTTTAAGCATATTCAATATTTGAGGCTATGA